The uncultured Roseibium sp. genome contains a region encoding:
- a CDS encoding tail fiber protein, whose amino-acid sequence MSEPFVAEIRIFAGNFAPRGWAFCDGQLLPISQNTALFSLIGTVYGGDGRSTTALPNLQGRAPMHPGRGPGLTSRRLGEKVGTETVTLTEAQIPSHRHTLRAAMATGTSSAPSTTTSMGGSFPIQIYNSDDQNLSDMAAETLSTAGGNQSHENVQPYLTLNFIIALVGLYPSHS is encoded by the coding sequence ATGTCAGAACCGTTTGTTGCGGAAATCCGTATATTCGCCGGCAACTTCGCCCCGCGCGGCTGGGCCTTTTGCGACGGCCAGCTCTTGCCGATCTCACAGAATACGGCGCTTTTCTCCCTCATCGGAACCGTCTACGGCGGAGATGGCCGATCAACCACGGCCTTGCCGAACCTTCAGGGGCGGGCTCCCATGCACCCCGGCCGGGGACCGGGACTGACGTCCCGCCGCCTCGGCGAAAAGGTCGGGACGGAAACGGTCACCCTGACGGAAGCGCAGATTCCGAGCCACAGGCATACGCTGCGTGCTGCAATGGCCACCGGCACCAGTTCGGCGCCGTCGACCACGACATCGATGGGCGGATCTTTCCCGATACAGATTTACAATTCAGACGACCAGAACCTGAGCGACATGGCTGCCGAAACGCTTTCGACGGCGGGTGGCAACCAGTCCCACGAAAACGTTCAGCCTTATCTGACGCTGAATTTCATTATCGCGCTGGTCGGGCTCTATCCGTCTCACAGTTAG
- a CDS encoding tail fiber protein: MSEPFVGEIRMFAGNFAPRGWAFCDGQLLAVSQNDALFSLLGTIYGGDGRTTFGLPDMRGRIPLHQGHGPGLSERRLGSKGGAETETLTVNQLASHSHSFNANSAPATTSDPMGAVLADVLGYNFYREDGQDTSLAPGAITNTGGSRPHTNLMPTLCVHFIIALFGIYPSRH, encoded by the coding sequence ATGTCAGAACCCTTTGTGGGCGAAATCCGCATGTTCGCGGGCAATTTTGCGCCGCGCGGCTGGGCCTTTTGCGACGGCCAGTTGCTAGCGGTTTCGCAGAACGATGCTCTGTTTTCCCTCTTAGGCACGATTTATGGCGGCGATGGCCGGACCACGTTCGGATTGCCGGACATGCGTGGACGTATTCCCCTTCATCAGGGTCATGGCCCAGGGTTGAGCGAACGCCGTCTGGGCAGCAAGGGAGGGGCAGAGACGGAAACGCTGACCGTCAATCAGCTTGCCAGCCATTCGCACAGTTTCAACGCCAATTCGGCCCCTGCGACCACCAGCGATCCGATGGGCGCCGTTCTGGCGGACGTGTTGGGCTACAACTTTTACCGCGAAGACGGGCAGGACACGAGCCTGGCTCCCGGCGCGATTACGAACACGGGCGGCAGCCGGCCGCACACCAACCTGATGCCAACCCTGTGCGTGCATTTCATCATCGCGCTTTTCGGCATTTACCCGAGCAGGCACTAG
- a CDS encoding tail fiber protein, with amino-acid sequence MSEPFLAEIRMIGFNFAPRGWAYTDGQILPINQNQSLYSLLGTTYGGDGRTTFALPDLRSRTPLHRGDGHTLGQKSGAETITLTVAQIAAHTHIGKAQPLPGNQRMSQDRYLASPSVETSLTYRDPEAGTMVALRSGTVTNAGGSQAHNNMQPYLTVGFCIALQGLFPSRN; translated from the coding sequence ATGTCGGAGCCTTTTCTTGCCGAAATCCGGATGATCGGATTCAATTTTGCGCCCAGGGGATGGGCGTACACGGACGGGCAGATCCTGCCAATCAACCAGAATCAATCGCTTTATTCGCTGTTGGGCACGACCTACGGCGGCGACGGGCGCACCACGTTCGCCTTGCCGGATCTGCGCAGCCGAACCCCTCTGCACAGGGGAGATGGGCATACGCTTGGCCAGAAATCGGGCGCGGAGACAATAACTTTGACCGTTGCTCAGATTGCTGCACACACGCATATCGGGAAGGCGCAGCCGTTGCCCGGAAATCAACGGATGTCCCAGGACAGGTATCTGGCAAGTCCGTCCGTTGAAACGAGCCTCACTTACAGGGATCCCGAAGCCGGCACCATGGTCGCCTTGCGCAGCGGAACAGTTACCAATGCCGGGGGAAGTCAGGCGCATAACAACATGCAGCCCTATCTGACCGTTGGCTTTTGCATCGCCCTCCAGGGGCTGTTTCCGTCCCGCAATTAG